The genomic segment ctccAGGGTACTGTACACGCTAAAAGGCATCTTACAAATTTCACATTTGTAAACGTCCTTCCCCACCTGGCCATGCGTTTTCATGTGCCTGGTGAGCTTGCTACTCTGGGCACAGGCATAGTTGCACAGCTCGCATTTATAAGGCCTTTCGCCCGTGTGGCTTCTCCTGTGGACAGTGAGATTGCTACAGTTCTTGAAGACTTTCCCACAGTACTCACAAGTGTCGCTGCGTCTGCCCTCTTTTGAGCTGGGCCTGCCCGGGCCCGGACCACTAATATGGGGCGTGCTCCCTCCACTTCCCGTGCCGCTGCGCCCCGAGATCCCTCCGTCCAGCTCCCCGGGCGGTGTGGAGAAGCGCAAGCTCCCGTTCTCCGAGGAATGCTCCGACGAGGAGGCGAAAGGCGATTGTCTGGAGTCTCCGAAGCTAAGGAAGGGATCTTTGAGTTGCCTGGAGGCCGCGTAGCCAGCGAGCCACTGTGAGTACACATTCTCAGTGTTGGGCATCGCGGCTGGGGGCAGGTCGAACTCCTTCTCGAGCTTGATGCGCTTGGAGAAGGGGCTCAGCGAGCTCGGGCTGCCCAGTAGCAGCTTTTTGGACAGGCCCCCGGAGGCCGATTCGCCCGGGGAGCAGCCGCGACCGTTAACAGTGCCATCGTCTATGCGGTCCGACTCGCCGGCCACCGAGTCTTCGTCACAAGTGTCCCTGTGGCCCTCAGCCTCGGCCAGGTGGCCACGCTTATGCTTCTCGCCCAGGACCTGGTGGAAGGCCTCGCTGAAGTGCTGCATGGAGCTGAGCACCATGCCCTGCATGACATCGGGCAGGGCACGGCCCTCGTCGCCCACGCCCACCACAGCGCCCCGCGAGCTGTTCTCGTGGTGGCGCGCTGCTTCCAGGCTCAGCCCGAAGCCGTAGTCCACCCTCTCACTCTCtgtcagctcctcctcctcctcttcctcctcttcttcctcttcctcgtcgtcctcctcttcctcctcgtcCCCGTTCTCTGGGATCAGGTTGGGATCGTTCTCGCTCTTGAACTTGGCCACCACGGACTTGAGCGCGCTGCTGGCGCTGCCCACCAGGTCGCTGGTGCCGGGTTCCGGGGAGCTGGCAGTGGAGAGGCCATCGTCGGACTTGACGGTCATGGGGGATGACTTGTGCATGTGCGTCTTCATGTGGCGCTTCAGCTTGCTGGCCTGCGTGCACGCATGGTCGCACAGGTTGCACTTGTAGGGCTTCTCGCCCGTGTGGCTGCGCCGGTGCACCACCAGGTTGCTCTGAAATTTGAACGTCTTGCCGCAGAACTCGCATGACTTGGACTTGAccgggggctgggagggaggaggggcggactgcagaggagggagtgggggcgTCGCCAGGAAGGGCGGCTTGCTACCTGGCTGGAATGGTTGCAGTAACCTTTGCATAGGGCTGGGCCGGCCTGGGGACAGCGGTGGGCTAGACGTGTTCCCTGCCAGCTCTCTAAGTCTCCTAGAGAAATCCATGGCGGGAGGCTCCATAGCCATTGGGTTCAACCGCAGCACCCTGTCAAAGGCACTCGGGTGATGGGTGGCCAGGGCCATCTCTTCCGCCCCCAGGCGCTCTATGCGGTGGGGGTCCAAGTGATGTCTTGGTGGTGGACTAAACAGGGGGGGAGTGGGTGGAAAGCGCCCTTCTGCCAGGCTGGAAGCCTCTCTGGATACTGATCCTGGTATCCTTAGCAGGTTAAAGGGGTTATTGTCTGCAATATGGATCCCATGGAGAGGTGGCTGGGAAGGACATTCTGCACCTAGTCCTGAAGGGATACCAACCCGCGGGGTCAGGGGACTTCCATGTTCGCTTTCTAAGTAGATTCTTAATCCATGAGTGTTCTGTGCGTGTTGCAAGAGAAACCATGCACTGGTGAATGGCTGTTTGCAAGTTGTACATGTGTAGCTGCTGGGCTCATCTTTACCTGCAAAACAATACAACACCAACATCAATGTTTAATCACCGAGGAGGGCATCAGCAATTGCTTATTTATGTTCTGCCtccagcctgccctgcccccagcccttaGCCCCAAGGCCTGAGCCCTTCCTGACCTATCCCTTGTGCCTGGCACATCCAGTGGTtggtgcccaataaatatttgtccaatCAGTCTTCCTGCCACTTAATGAGTTCTAAAACTTTTAAATCCAGTCTCCAAAGCAGGAGAATCTAGACCAATTTGAGCTTGAGGATGATGATCCCTACAGTCTAGGGAACCTCAGCAAACATCTTCTAAACTATCCAGTCTTCCACCAGCTGTCATTTGGGGAC from the Desmodus rotundus isolate HL8 chromosome 5, HLdesRot8A.1, whole genome shotgun sequence genome contains:
- the BCL11A gene encoding B-cell lymphoma/leukemia 11A isoform X11, which codes for MNFPLGDILIFIEHKRKQCNGSLCLEKAVDKPPSPSPIEMKKASNPVEVGIQVTPEDDDCLSTSSRGICPKQEHIAGKDEPSSYTCTTCKQPFTSAWFLLQHAQNTHGLRIYLESEHGSPLTPRVGIPSGLGAECPSQPPLHGIHIADNNPFNLLRIPGSVSREASSLAEGRFPPTPPLFSPPPRHHLDPHRIERLGAEEMALATHHPSAFDRVLRLNPMAMEPPAMDFSRRLRELAGNTSSPPLSPGRPSPMQRLLQPFQPGSKPPFLATPPLPPLQSAPPPSQPPVKSKSCEFCGKTFKFQSNLVVHRRSHTGEKPYKCNLCDHACTQASKLKRHMKTHMHKSSPMTVKSDDGLSTASSPEPGTSDLVGSASSALKSVVAKFKSENDPNLIPENGDEEEEEDDEEEEEEEEEEEEELTESERVDYGFGLSLEAARHHENSSRGAVVGVGDEGRALPDVMQGMVLSSMQHFSEAFHQVLGEKHKRGHLAEAEGHRDTCDEDSVAGESDRIDDGTVNGRGCSPGESASGGLSKKLLLGSPSSLSPFSKRIKLEKEFDLPPAAMPNTENVYSQWLAGYAASRQLKDPFLSFGDSRQSPFASSSEHSSENGSLRFSTPPGELDGGISGRSGTGSGGSTPHISGPGPGRPSSKEGRRSDTCSSHTPIRRSTQRAQDVWQFSDGSSRALKF
- the BCL11A gene encoding B-cell lymphoma/leukemia 11A isoform X6; this translates as MNFPLGDILIFIEHKRKQCNGSLCLEKAVDKPPSPSPIEMKKASNPVEVGIQVTPEDDDCLSTSSRGICPKQEHIADKLLHWRGLSSPRSAHGALIPTPGMSAEYAPQGICKDEPSSYTCTTCKQPFTSAWFLLQHAQNTHGLRIYLESEHGSPLTPRVGIPSGLGAECPSQPPLHGIHIADNNPFNLLRIPGSVSREASSLAEGRFPPTPPLFSPPPRHHLDPHRIERLGAEEMALATHHPSAFDRVLRLNPMAMEPPAMDFSRRLRELAGNTSSPPLSPGRPSPMQRLLQPFQPGSKPPFLATPPLPPLQSAPPPSQPPVKSKSCEFCGKTFKFQSNLVVHRRSHTGEKPYKCNLCDHACTQASKLKRHMKTHMHKSSPMTVKSDDGLSTASSPEPGTSDLVGSASSALKSVVAKFKSENDPNLIPENGDEEEEEDDEEEEEEEEEEEEELTESERVDYGFGLSLEAARHHENSSRGAVVGVGDEGRALPDVMQGMVLSSMQHFSEAFHQVLGEKHKRGHLAEAEGHRDTCDEDSVAGESDRIDDGTVNGRGCSPGESASGGLSKKLLLGSPSSLSPFSKRIKLEKEFDLPPAAMPNTENVYSQWLAGYAASRQLKDPFLSFGDSRQSPFASSSEHSSENGSLRFSTPPGELDGGISGRSGTGSGGSTPHISGPGPGRPSSKEGRRSDTCEYCGKVFKNCSNLTVHRRSHTGERPYKCELCNYACAQSSKLTRHMKTHGQVGKDVYKCEICKMPFSVYSTLEKHMKKWHSDRVLNNDIKTE
- the BCL11A gene encoding B-cell lymphoma/leukemia 11A isoform X7, with product MNFPLGDILIFIEHKRKQCNGSLCLEKAVDKPPSPSPIEMKKASNPVEVGIQVTPEDDDCLSTSSRGICPKQEHIADKLLHWRGLSSPRSAHGALIPTPGMSAEYAPQGICKDEPSSYTCTTCKQPFTSAWFLLQHAQNTHGLRIYLESEHGSPLTPRVGIPSGLGAECPSQPPLHGIHIADNNPFNLLRIPGSVSREASSLAEGRFPPTPPLFSPPPRHHLDPHRIERLGAEEMALATHHPSAFDRVLRLNPMAMEPPAMDFSRRLRELAGNTSSPPLSPGRPSPMQRLLQPFQPGSKPPFLATPPLPPLQSAPPPSQPPVKSKSCEFCGKTFKFQSNLVVHRRSHTGEKPYKCNLCDHACTQASKLKRHMKTHMHKSSPMTVKSDDGLSTASSPEPGTSDLVGSASSALKSVVAKFKSENDPNLIPENGDEEEEEDDEEEEEEEEEEEEELTESERVDYGFGLSLEAARHHENSSRGAVVGVGDEGRALPDVMQGMVLSSMQHFSEAFHQVLGEKHKRGHLAEAEGHRDTCDEDSVAGESDRIDDGTVNGRGCSPGESASGGLSKKLLLGSPSSLSPFSKRIKLEKEFDLPPAAMPNTENVYSQWLAGYAASRQLKDPFLSFGDSRQSPFASSSEHSSENGSLRFSTPPGELDGGISGRSGTGSGGSTPHISGPGPGRPSSKEGRRSDTCEYCGKVFKNCSNLTVHRRSHTGERPYKCELCNYACAQSSKLTRHMKTHGQVLHTPPFGVVPRELKMCGSFRMEAREPLSSEKI
- the BCL11A gene encoding B-cell lymphoma/leukemia 11A isoform X3; amino-acid sequence: MSRRKQGKPQHLSKREFSPEPLEAILTDDEPDHGPLGAPEGDHDLLTCGQCQMNFPLGDILIFIEHKRKQCNGSLCLEKAVDKPPSPSPIEMKKASNPVEVGIQVTPEDDDCLSTSSRGICPKQEHIADKLLHWRGLSSPRSAHGALIPTPGMSAEYAPQGICKDEPSSYTCTTCKQPFTSAWFLLQHAQNTHGLRIYLESEHGSPLTPRVGIPSGLGAECPSQPPLHGIHIADNNPFNLLRIPGSVSREASSLAEGRFPPTPPLFSPPPRHHLDPHRIERLGAEEMALATHHPSAFDRVLRLNPMAMEPPAMDFSRRLRELAGNTSSPPLSPGRPSPMQRLLQPFQPGSKPPFLATPPLPPLQSAPPPSQPPVKSKSCEFCGKTFKFQSNLVVHRRSHTGEKPYKCNLCDHACTQASKLKRHMKTHMHKSSPMTVKSDDGLSTASSPEPGTSDLVGSASSALKSVVAKFKSENDPNLIPENGDEEEEEDDEEEEEEEEEEEEELTESERVDYGFGLSLEAARHHENSSRGAVVGVGDEGRALPDVMQGMVLSSMQHFSEAFHQVLGEKHKRGHLAEAEGHRDTCDEDSVAGESDRIDDGTVNGRGCSPGESASGGLSKKLLLGSPSSLSPFSKRIKLEKEFDLPPAAMPNTENVYSQWLAGYAASRQLKDPFLSFGDSRQSPFASSSEHSSENGSLRFSTPPGELDGGISGRSGTGSGGSTPHISGPGPGRPSSKEGRRSDTCSSHTPIRRSTQRAQDVWQFSDGSSRALKF
- the BCL11A gene encoding B-cell lymphoma/leukemia 11A isoform X5 → MSRRKQGKPQHLSKREFSPEPLEAILTDDEPDHGPLGAPEGDHDLLTCGQCQMNFPLGDILIFIEHKRKQCNGSLCLEKAVDKPPSPSPIEMKKASNPVEVGIQVTPEDDDCLSTSSRGICPKQEHIAGKDEPSSYTCTTCKQPFTSAWFLLQHAQNTHGLRIYLESEHGSPLTPRVGIPSGLGAECPSQPPLHGIHIADNNPFNLLRIPGSVSREASSLAEGRFPPTPPLFSPPPRHHLDPHRIERLGAEEMALATHHPSAFDRVLRLNPMAMEPPAMDFSRRLRELAGNTSSPPLSPGRPSPMQRLLQPFQPGSKPPFLATPPLPPLQSAPPPSQPPVKSKSCEFCGKTFKFQSNLVVHRRSHTGEKPYKCNLCDHACTQASKLKRHMKTHMHKSSPMTVKSDDGLSTASSPEPGTSDLVGSASSALKSVVAKFKSENDPNLIPENGDEEEEEDDEEEEEEEEEEEEELTESERVDYGFGLSLEAARHHENSSRGAVVGVGDEGRALPDVMQGMVLSSMQHFSEAFHQVLGEKHKRGHLAEAEGHRDTCDEDSVAGESDRIDDGTVNGRGCSPGESASGGLSKKLLLGSPSSLSPFSKRIKLEKEFDLPPAAMPNTENVYSQWLAGYAASRQLKDPFLSFGDSRQSPFASSSEHSSENGSLRFSTPPGELDGGISGRSGTGSGGSTPHISGPGPGRPSSKEGRRSDTCEYCGKVFKNCSNLTVHRRSHTGERPYKCELCNYACAQSSKLTRHMKTHGQVLHTPPFGVVPRELKMCGSFRMEAREPLSSEKI
- the BCL11A gene encoding B-cell lymphoma/leukemia 11A isoform X9 translates to MSRRKQGKPQHLSKREFSPEPLEAILTDDEPDHGPLGAPEGDHDLLTCGQCQMNFPLGDILIFIEHKRKQCNGSLCLEKAVDKPPSPSPIEMKKASNPVEVGIQVTPEDDDCLSTSSRGICPKQEHIAGKDEPSSYTCTTCKQPFTSAWFLLQHAQNTHGLRIYLESEHGSPLTPRVGIPSGLGAECPSQPPLHGIHIADNNPFNLLRIPGSVSREASSLAEGRFPPTPPLFSPPPRHHLDPHRIERLGAEEMALATHHPSAFDRVLRLNPMAMEPPAMDFSRRLRELAGNTSSPPLSPGRPSPMQRLLQPFQPGSKPPFLATPPLPPLQSAPPPSQPPVKSKSCEFCGKTFKFQSNLVVHRRSHTGEKPYKCNLCDHACTQASKLKRHMKTHMHKSSPMTVKSDDGLSTASSPEPGTSDLVGSASSALKSVVAKFKSENDPNLIPENGDEEEEEDDEEEEEEEEEEEEELTESERVDYGFGLSLEAARHHENSSRGAVVGVGDEGRALPDVMQGMVLSSMQHFSEAFHQVLGEKHKRGHLAEAEGHRDTCDEDSVAGESDRIDDGTVNGRGCSPGESASGGLSKKLLLGSPSSLSPFSKRIKLEKEFDLPPAAMPNTENVYSQWLAGYAASRQLKDPFLSFGDSRQSPFASSSEHSSENGSLRFSTPPGELDGGISGRSGTGSGGSTPHISGPGPGRPSSKEGRRSDTCSSHTPIRRSTQRAQDVWQFSDGSSRALKF
- the BCL11A gene encoding B-cell lymphoma/leukemia 11A isoform X8 encodes the protein MNFPLGDILIFIEHKRKQCNGSLCLEKAVDKPPSPSPIEMKKASNPVEVGIQVTPEDDDCLSTSSRGICPKQEHIAGKDEPSSYTCTTCKQPFTSAWFLLQHAQNTHGLRIYLESEHGSPLTPRVGIPSGLGAECPSQPPLHGIHIADNNPFNLLRIPGSVSREASSLAEGRFPPTPPLFSPPPRHHLDPHRIERLGAEEMALATHHPSAFDRVLRLNPMAMEPPAMDFSRRLRELAGNTSSPPLSPGRPSPMQRLLQPFQPGSKPPFLATPPLPPLQSAPPPSQPPVKSKSCEFCGKTFKFQSNLVVHRRSHTGEKPYKCNLCDHACTQASKLKRHMKTHMHKSSPMTVKSDDGLSTASSPEPGTSDLVGSASSALKSVVAKFKSENDPNLIPENGDEEEEEDDEEEEEEEEEEEEELTESERVDYGFGLSLEAARHHENSSRGAVVGVGDEGRALPDVMQGMVLSSMQHFSEAFHQVLGEKHKRGHLAEAEGHRDTCDEDSVAGESDRIDDGTVNGRGCSPGESASGGLSKKLLLGSPSSLSPFSKRIKLEKEFDLPPAAMPNTENVYSQWLAGYAASRQLKDPFLSFGDSRQSPFASSSEHSSENGSLRFSTPPGELDGGISGRSGTGSGGSTPHISGPGPGRPSSKEGRRSDTCEYCGKVFKNCSNLTVHRRSHTGERPYKCELCNYACAQSSKLTRHMKTHGQVGKDVYKCEICKMPFSVYSTLEKHMKKWHSDRVLNNDIKTE
- the BCL11A gene encoding B-cell lymphoma/leukemia 11A isoform X10; translation: MNFPLGDILIFIEHKRKQCNGSLCLEKAVDKPPSPSPIEMKKASNPVEVGIQVTPEDDDCLSTSSRGICPKQEHIADKLLHWRGLSSPRSAHGALIPTPGMSAEYAPQGICKDEPSSYTCTTCKQPFTSAWFLLQHAQNTHGLRIYLESEHGSPLTPRVGIPSGLGAECPSQPPLHGIHIADNNPFNLLRIPGSVSREASSLAEGRFPPTPPLFSPPPRHHLDPHRIERLGAEEMALATHHPSAFDRVLRLNPMAMEPPAMDFSRRLRELAGNTSSPPLSPGRPSPMQRLLQPFQPGSKPPFLATPPLPPLQSAPPPSQPPVKSKSCEFCGKTFKFQSNLVVHRRSHTGEKPYKCNLCDHACTQASKLKRHMKTHMHKSSPMTVKSDDGLSTASSPEPGTSDLVGSASSALKSVVAKFKSENDPNLIPENGDEEEEEDDEEEEEEEEEEEEELTESERVDYGFGLSLEAARHHENSSRGAVVGVGDEGRALPDVMQGMVLSSMQHFSEAFHQVLGEKHKRGHLAEAEGHRDTCDEDSVAGESDRIDDGTVNGRGCSPGESASGGLSKKLLLGSPSSLSPFSKRIKLEKEFDLPPAAMPNTENVYSQWLAGYAASRQLKDPFLSFGDSRQSPFASSSEHSSENGSLRFSTPPGELDGGISGRSGTGSGGSTPHISGPGPGRPSSKEGRRSDTCSSHTPIRRSTQRAQDVWQFSDGSSRALKF
- the BCL11A gene encoding B-cell lymphoma/leukemia 11A isoform X2, with product MSRRKQGKPQHLSKREFSPEPLEAILTDDEPDHGPLGAPEGDHDLLTCGQCQMNFPLGDILIFIEHKRKQCNGSLCLEKAVDKPPSPSPIEMKKASNPVEVGIQVTPEDDDCLSTSSRGICPKQEHIADKLLHWRGLSSPRSAHGALIPTPGMSAEYAPQGICKDEPSSYTCTTCKQPFTSAWFLLQHAQNTHGLRIYLESEHGSPLTPRVGIPSGLGAECPSQPPLHGIHIADNNPFNLLRIPGSVSREASSLAEGRFPPTPPLFSPPPRHHLDPHRIERLGAEEMALATHHPSAFDRVLRLNPMAMEPPAMDFSRRLRELAGNTSSPPLSPGRPSPMQRLLQPFQPGSKPPFLATPPLPPLQSAPPPSQPPVKSKSCEFCGKTFKFQSNLVVHRRSHTGEKPYKCNLCDHACTQASKLKRHMKTHMHKSSPMTVKSDDGLSTASSPEPGTSDLVGSASSALKSVVAKFKSENDPNLIPENGDEEEEEDDEEEEEEEEEEEEELTESERVDYGFGLSLEAARHHENSSRGAVVGVGDEGRALPDVMQGMVLSSMQHFSEAFHQVLGEKHKRGHLAEAEGHRDTCDEDSVAGESDRIDDGTVNGRGCSPGESASGGLSKKLLLGSPSSLSPFSKRIKLEKEFDLPPAAMPNTENVYSQWLAGYAASRQLKDPFLSFGDSRQSPFASSSEHSSENGSLRFSTPPGELDGGISGRSGTGSGGSTPHISGPGPGRPSSKEGRRSDTCEYCGKVFKNCSNLTVHRRSHTGERPYKCELCNYACAQSSKLTRHMKTHGQVLHTPPFGVVPRELKMCGSFRMEAREPLSSEKI
- the BCL11A gene encoding B-cell lymphoma/leukemia 11A isoform X1; its protein translation is MSRRKQGKPQHLSKREFSPEPLEAILTDDEPDHGPLGAPEGDHDLLTCGQCQMNFPLGDILIFIEHKRKQCNGSLCLEKAVDKPPSPSPIEMKKASNPVEVGIQVTPEDDDCLSTSSRGICPKQEHIADKLLHWRGLSSPRSAHGALIPTPGMSAEYAPQGICKDEPSSYTCTTCKQPFTSAWFLLQHAQNTHGLRIYLESEHGSPLTPRVGIPSGLGAECPSQPPLHGIHIADNNPFNLLRIPGSVSREASSLAEGRFPPTPPLFSPPPRHHLDPHRIERLGAEEMALATHHPSAFDRVLRLNPMAMEPPAMDFSRRLRELAGNTSSPPLSPGRPSPMQRLLQPFQPGSKPPFLATPPLPPLQSAPPPSQPPVKSKSCEFCGKTFKFQSNLVVHRRSHTGEKPYKCNLCDHACTQASKLKRHMKTHMHKSSPMTVKSDDGLSTASSPEPGTSDLVGSASSALKSVVAKFKSENDPNLIPENGDEEEEEDDEEEEEEEEEEEEELTESERVDYGFGLSLEAARHHENSSRGAVVGVGDEGRALPDVMQGMVLSSMQHFSEAFHQVLGEKHKRGHLAEAEGHRDTCDEDSVAGESDRIDDGTVNGRGCSPGESASGGLSKKLLLGSPSSLSPFSKRIKLEKEFDLPPAAMPNTENVYSQWLAGYAASRQLKDPFLSFGDSRQSPFASSSEHSSENGSLRFSTPPGELDGGISGRSGTGSGGSTPHISGPGPGRPSSKEGRRSDTCEYCGKVFKNCSNLTVHRRSHTGERPYKCELCNYACAQSSKLTRHMKTHGQVGKDVYKCEICKMPFSVYSTLEKHMKKWHSDRVLNNDIKTE
- the BCL11A gene encoding B-cell lymphoma/leukemia 11A isoform X4, producing the protein MSRRKQGKPQHLSKREFSPEPLEAILTDDEPDHGPLGAPEGDHDLLTCGQCQMNFPLGDILIFIEHKRKQCNGSLCLEKAVDKPPSPSPIEMKKASNPVEVGIQVTPEDDDCLSTSSRGICPKQEHIAGKDEPSSYTCTTCKQPFTSAWFLLQHAQNTHGLRIYLESEHGSPLTPRVGIPSGLGAECPSQPPLHGIHIADNNPFNLLRIPGSVSREASSLAEGRFPPTPPLFSPPPRHHLDPHRIERLGAEEMALATHHPSAFDRVLRLNPMAMEPPAMDFSRRLRELAGNTSSPPLSPGRPSPMQRLLQPFQPGSKPPFLATPPLPPLQSAPPPSQPPVKSKSCEFCGKTFKFQSNLVVHRRSHTGEKPYKCNLCDHACTQASKLKRHMKTHMHKSSPMTVKSDDGLSTASSPEPGTSDLVGSASSALKSVVAKFKSENDPNLIPENGDEEEEEDDEEEEEEEEEEEEELTESERVDYGFGLSLEAARHHENSSRGAVVGVGDEGRALPDVMQGMVLSSMQHFSEAFHQVLGEKHKRGHLAEAEGHRDTCDEDSVAGESDRIDDGTVNGRGCSPGESASGGLSKKLLLGSPSSLSPFSKRIKLEKEFDLPPAAMPNTENVYSQWLAGYAASRQLKDPFLSFGDSRQSPFASSSEHSSENGSLRFSTPPGELDGGISGRSGTGSGGSTPHISGPGPGRPSSKEGRRSDTCEYCGKVFKNCSNLTVHRRSHTGERPYKCELCNYACAQSSKLTRHMKTHGQVGKDVYKCEICKMPFSVYSTLEKHMKKWHSDRVLNNDIKTE